ATTATAAATAGATCCCCCCTCTAATTACAAAAACCAAACCTAGCTAACAAAAAAATTGGCCTTATCATATATGTTCCTTATACATGGCACATGTTCCTTGTCCAGCAAAAGGGGGCCCTTAGCTTGGCTAGGCAGTTGATGGTTGGAGTAGAAGTAAGCAGCCTATTGGTTCTTTACTGCATTTTAGTGAAGCAATCCGCAAGTTGATTCGCCTCTCTATAGCAGTGTATAATGTGGATATCAGAGGTTTTAATAGTGTCTCTAATCTTGTTAGTGATTTGGTTGAGCTAGTAGTTAGTTGTGCTCTCTTTACAAAGGATATCTACAATATAAAGAGAGTCCAACTCGAGGGTGGCTCGAGTGAATCCCTTTTGCACGCACCAGTTGGTACCAAACCATGCTGCCTGAGCCTCTGCAATGTTGTAATTTTCAGCATTGAATAGTATAGAAAAGACCATGATTATATCTCCCTGCTCATCTCTGATAGCTCCTCTTAACCCTGTTTTTCCTTCCCCTTGGAAATAGCTCCCATCAGTATTGATCTTGATCCTGTCCTTGTCTGTTTTTTTCCATTGAACCACCACGCATTTATGTACAGGTTGTAGTCTTGCCAGTAGTTCACAGAAGCTATTCCATGGCATTTTGAGTTTGGAGTTGGGATAGGCTTTATTGACTGCAGTCTCGATACTCCAAGAGATTTGATGGTGCAATTTGTAAATGTTGAAGTTTTTTTAATCTCCATATCTGCAGGCACAGAATTCTCTCCAAAGAAATCAGCAAATGATAATAGGAGTAATATTTAAAACTAGTCTACAAACATCATTGGTTGCCTTAGAGGCCCACCGGGTGTTAAGCATGTATCTAATGGGATGGGGTGATACAAGATACCAAGAGCATTTTCAAAAAGTTTCCAAATATAAGTAGCATTTTGCCCCTCTATAAATACATGATTCATGCTATTAGTAGTTGGGTTTAAGCAACAGTTACATCTAGAATTAATTTGTTTGCCAAACTTAGTAATCACACCATCAAATGGGAGTTTACCATTCCAAAGTCTCCAAACCAAGAAGGACATTTTAAAAGGGATATTAGAATTCCATACCTTATTGATGAATTGCACTTTTGGACTAGACTTCCTTACCATGTTCCATGCACTCCTGTTAGTGTATTTGCCATTTTCTGAAAGGTCCCAGAATACTTGATCCTCCTTGTCTTGATTGCAAATAATTATGGATTGGATGTGGTGGATCAATTGATTCGGTAAAGTGTCCTTTAGTTTACTGCAATATTCCTCATTTTGAGAACATGATTCCAGGCATGAGAGTTTCCTGGTGCCAATTTCTTTGAGACCAAATGGGACCTCACAcagtatttgtttctgataaaatTAGCCCAAAGAGATGATGTCAACCTTATCCTCCACCACCTTTTCATGGCTAACATGTTGCTAATATCCTCCATTCTCCTGATGCCAATGCCTCCTTCCTCAGTAGGAAGAGCATTGTTCCAGGAACTCCAATGATAATTTTTTTGATCCACAGAGTTACGCAAAAAGAAGTTGGCAAAGTATTTTTCAATTAATCTAAGCACTCCTTTAGGGGGAGACATAGCAGATAAAGTATAAATAGGGATAGATTAAAGCACACTTTTAATCAAAGTAGCTTTACCACCATGAGAAAGAAATTTACTCTGCCAGTCATTAAGCCTTCTAACAACATTACTAATCATGCTATCAAAGTAATCAATTGTTTTTCTTCCCACATAAAGAGGACAACCTAGATAAGTAAAGGGAAAAGCCTTGTCCATAAAGCCTGAACATTTTCTAATCATGTTGATTCATGTTGCAGCAGTATTAGGAGCAGTTAAGAAGTAGCTTTTATCCTTATTAACAAGTTGACCCGAGCTTCTTTCATATTTCTAAATAGTGTTCATGACTAGCTTAACTAAGGTAGAACCACCACTACAGAAAATAACAATGTCATCAGCATAGGCTAGGCGGTTAATCTTTGTAACGTTAGCAGGCATAGAGAAGGGAGTGAATTTAGGATTCCTATAAAGGAAGTTAAGAGACCTTGACAAGACCTCAGCAGCTATTATGAAGAGAGTTGGAGATAAAGGATCTCCTTGTTTAATCCCTTGGGATGATGAGAAGAAACCACGTCTAGTACCATTGACAATGACAGAGTACTACACATTAGCGATGAGATTATGAATCATTAGAATCCAACTATCCGAGAAACCAAATTTTCTTAAAACGGCATAAATAAAATCCCATGACATTCTATCATAAGTTTTATCCATATCAAGTTTAATCACTACATTACCACCTTTGTTTATATGAGCAATATTGTGAATAATTTCCTGGACTAGCAGGACATTCTTAGAAATCAATCTATCTTTAACAAATCCAATTTGATTCAGGGAAACTAATCTATACAAAAGAGTATTCACTCTAATAGAAATAATTTTAGAAATAATCTTGTTAGTGAAATTTGAAAGACTAATAGGTCTAAACTCGGCAGAAGTAGTAGAAGTATCAACTTTAGGAATTAACACCAAGCAAGTATGAGAGTAGAATTTAGTCAAACATTTTTCCTTGAAGAATTCTATCAAAAATGCAGTAATCTCCTGTTGTATAATGTCCCAGCAACTCTAAAAAAAAATACCATTGAAGCCATCTGGACCTGCAGTGCTATGAGGGCTCAGGCTAAAAACAGCTTCCTTGATTTCTTTATTATCAGGAATCTTGCTCAGCATGTTATTGTCATCCCTTGAGATACAATAAGGAATACAATTCAGGATAGAAGTATTGATCGTAGGAGGAGTAAGGTTGAAGAGAGATTGAAAATGTTTAACAGCTTTTCTGACTATCTTCTCATCCCCCTTGATCCAATTACCCTTTCTATTTTTGATACGGTTAATCAGTTGCCTTCTTCTTCTCTCCCTAAGGATTGAGTGGAAGTAGCTAGTATTATTATCCCCCTCTTCAAACCATTTTACCTGAGATTTCTGTCTAATCAGTGATTCTTGAAGACTAAACCATCTAATATATTGAGCATGAGCTTTGTTGACATCCTCTCTACTCTTTTCTGAAATATTCTCAATGTCAATATCTTCTAATTCTTGGAGCTTTTCCTCCCAACTTATAACAACTTCATTTATATCTCCTATTTCATTCCTGGATCATTGAGTCAACCTTTTACTAAGAGCCTTGATCTTGGATTGTAGGATCCACATTGGATTGCCTATCACAACAATATCCCAAACTTCCTTGACAATGTCAAATAAGCCTTCTTGGTTCATCCAACAATTCAGAAATCTAAAGTATTTAATCTGATGTTGGTTGCCACTAAAATCTCTATGCATATATAAAGCAGGGGAATACAAATATGATGTGGCATCTATCAAATGTCAGGCTTTGTATTTATCTCTTTTCTTAGAGCTTTCCCTTTTTTAACGAAGAAAAAATAGTTTCCTCATGAAAATTAACAGTCCCGTCTTTTTTCTAAATTCCATCGGTTACACTCATATGTCAAAAAGCAAAAAAACCAACAATCGTTTCTGCTTAAATTCCTTCCATAACATCGCTCACTCTCCTCTCTTAATTGCCATACGTGTCTTTCTCTTCAATCCTCTGTGTTTTAGTACTCTTCTTTTTCCCAATCGCCACAGAAGAGTTGTTTCTCTCAATTCTCAAGGTAAATCTCTTCTTTATGATTTTGGAACATAGTTATTCTCTTTCATTGGCTTGTTTTCTCTGCGTTATACCTGCAACATGAATGTATCTCTATTTATCTATTCTCAATTTTAATATTTAGATTTTATCTATTTGTTATTCAACTTCTGGAATATTTCACTAAATTTTTAACCGTTGCTTATCGTAAGTGCTTACCAAGTTTTTTCTGTAAAAAAATGAAATTAACAGAGCATGTTTATGTTGATGCCCATGAAGTGCTCGACAAAAAAAGCCCTATAGAGGAACAATTCAAACTGCTGCAGGACAAACCACTCAACAAATGCAGGTCGGTTATTCTTTTACACCTTGTATAGTTAATAGTTGGGACAAAAAAGGAACAAACGACCTTGAATAATTGTGATCGTTCAATTATACAGTGTCTTTAAATGTTCATTACAGTTTAGTCATATGGAGTTTCGACTATTAGATTTTCAACTTCCTGTTAGTTCATATATTCCTTTTGATTATAAAACATTCTTGTATATTTCTATTACTATATTTGCCCTTCTCTCATATTATTTTCCGCTCCACTCTTTCATGCTTTGATTTACGAGCGACTTATGCATTTAACATACAAGCAACATTTTAATAATCAGAATACGACTTATTTGCAGTAACATTGCATTGCTTAGGAAATCTGTTTTTTAATTTTCTCATATTCTTGCCTTTTTATCTAAGTATTCTTTCTCTTAATTATCATGTTGTTTGCCTTTTTGGGGTGTTTGACATTTAAATGAAGCACAAAATTAGCTTATTCTCTGATCAGTTCTTATACGGTTGAGAGGAATAACGAAAATACCTATCTATCAGCTATTGGAACGGTTAAAACTATTAAAATAAAGGTGACAATTAAAGTTGCAAAGCTAATAGTTTCTCTTCACACCCCACTTTAACCTTATATTTCAATCAACCCACCATAATTGCCCACCACGATGCGGCAATATCAATCTAACGAGGACAACCGTTGATTTCTGATGCTGTTAAAATTGACAGAATGAAGCTTGTGAAGAGAACACTCAATGGCACGATGATATAAATTACATGCACTTACGCTTGCAAAAGATGCAGTATCAATATTTGACAAATTTGAAGCAACAACTTGCTTTTCCTACCTTCAGTATCAATATTTGGCAAATTTGAAAATTCCTTCTAATCTTTTATCATACAGGATTTGACCATACTTGTCTTTCTCTTCATCCTCTGTTTTTTAGTACTCTTCTTTTTTCCAATTGCCACAGAGAAGTTGTTTCTCTCAATTCTCAAGATAAATCTTTTTTTTGTCTTTCTCAAGGTAAATCTTTTTTTTGTGATTTTGGAACATAGTTATTCTCTTTCATGTTTAGTTTGTTTTCTCAGCGTTCTGCCTGCAAGACTGAAGGTATCTCTATTGTTGTCTATTTCCAATTTTAATATTTAAGTTTTTGTCTTTTTGTTATTCAACTTCTggaatatttcacaaaatttttaTTTGTTGCTTGGTATTGGACTTTTTAGTTTCCATTGTCTCCAACATTCTTTTTCAACATATACTTGGTGGTGATTGATAAATTTATCATTTGATTATTGCTAATTGGTGTTTGGATCTTTTAAATTAGCCGTCATGCTATGTTGGATTGTTCCTACTAGAAGATTTAATTTTTTGGTTTCTTTTTCACTTTGTTCTGTTGGAAATTTAAATTTACTGT
This sequence is a window from Nicotiana tomentosiformis chromosome 5, ASM39032v3, whole genome shotgun sequence. Protein-coding genes within it:
- the LOC138893029 gene encoding uncharacterized protein: MAIKRGENEIGDINEVVISWEEKLQELEDIDIENISEKSREDVNKAHAQYIRWFSLQESLIRQKSQVKWFEEGDNNTSYFHSILRERRRRQLINRIKNRKGNWIKGDEKIVRKAVKHFQSLFNLTPPTINTSILNCIPYCISRDDNNMLSKIPDNKEIKEAVFSLSPHSTAGPDGFNDRLISKNVLLVQEIIHNIAHINKGGNYSVIVNGTRRGFFSSSQGIKQGDPLSPTLFIIAAEVLSRSLNFLYRNPKFTPFSMPANVTKINRLAYADDIVIFCSGGSTLVKLVMNTI